The genomic DNA AATTCTATCGTTGTTAATATTGATGAGTGAGTTAGACACGTCAATTGTTTTTTCATTTTCCATTTTGATATCCTTAATTATTTTTATAAAATTTGATTTTGTCAATCATTTTCCAATGTGTCTCGTTCTATAATATTTTGACAATGATCACACTTGAATAAGGCAAGACAATCCATACTTTATTTGTAAATTTTCACTGTAACATTTTCATCATTTGCTTTCCATGCCCTATGCATTCGTTGACTATTGTAACTTATTCCAAAGTTTCCCATAGCATCTAAAGCAATTACACCTATGTCACCTTCGACATCTTTGTTTCGCCGGTGAATGACATAATCACATGCCTCTTGTACACTGCAATTTTTCAATTCCATATAAAACGCAATGCTGTGTGCTATTACATTAGTGATTAGCAATTCTCCATCACCGGTTCCGGAAACGGCGCAAGACGAATTCTTTGCATAACAACCGGCACCTATTATACAACTATCGCCAATGCGACCACTCAAGCTATTGCTTGTGCCACCTGTTGATGTAGCAGCTGCAATATTACCTGCAGTATCCAATGCAACAGCACCAACTGTTCCGTTCGGGCGTTTTCTTATAATATCTTCTGAATCATCCTTAAGCTCATTAATAAGCTCATCTACCCGATGCTCAGTAATAAAATAGGAATCTACTTCCAGTTCCAAATTA from Candidatus Kapaibacterium sp. includes the following:
- a CDS encoding isoaspartyl peptidase/L-asparaginase, whose translation is MKNIAIAVHGGAGQDSEFIQLNQIAYKAGLVDAVNTGYKILKQGGSALDAVEHAVRFLEDNTLFNSGRGSALNTKGEVEMDASIMDGSSNSAGAVSIVRNVKNPVTLARFIMDNSSHVFISGQGALEIAKENNLELEVDSYFITEHRVDELINELKDDSEDIIRKRPNGTVGAVALDTAGNIAAATSTGGTSNSLSGRIGDSCIIGAGCYAKNSSCAVSGTGDGELLITNVIAHSIAFYMELKNCSVQEACDYVIHRRNKDVEGDIGVIALDAMGNFGISYNSQRMHRAWKANDENVTVKIYK